The following proteins are encoded in a genomic region of Populus trichocarpa isolate Nisqually-1 chromosome 13, P.trichocarpa_v4.1, whole genome shotgun sequence:
- the LOC7479282 gene encoding cation/H(+) antiporter 18: MVSSNATSGYACPSIKPTSNGVFQGDNPLDFALPLAILQICLVVVVTRGLAFLLRPLRQPRVIAEIIGGILLGPSALGRSKGYLQAVFPTRSLTVLDTLANIGLIFFLFLAGLELDPKSLGRTGKKALAIAMAGISLPFAMGIGTSFILRLTISKDVNSTAFLVFMGVALSITAFPVLARILAELKLLTTDIGRMAMSAAAVNDVAAWILLALAISLSGSNTSPIISFWVFLSGCIFVICSILIVPPIFKWMTKWCQEGEPVEEMYVCATLAAVLAAGFVTDAIGIHAMFGAFVIGILVPKEGPFAGALVEKVEDIVSGLFLPLYFVSSGLKTNVATIQGLQSWGLLVLVIFTACFGKIVGTFVVSILCKVPLRESLAMAFLMNTKGLVELIVLNIGKDRKVLNDETFSIMVLMALFTTFITTPLVTAVYKPARRVKMADYKYRTVERRSSNTELRILACFHGSRNISSIINLLEVSRGVEKAEGLCVYAMHLMELSERTSAILMVHKARKNGLPFWNRGQRSGSNLVVVAFDAFQQLSRVSVRPMTAISSMADMHEDICTTAERKRAAMIILPFHKLQRLDGSLETTRTDFQLVNRRVLGDAPCSVGILVDRGFGGTTQVSASNVSYVITVLFFGGRDDREALAYGARMAEHPGVSLKVFRFLVKPEAGGEISRVKPEAGGEISRVDMDGSSSTRLGSLDEDFISELKQKMSKDDSVKLEEKFVGNAAETIDAIHEARHSNLFLVGRLPDGEIALDLRSSSDSPELGPVGGLLASSDISTTASVLVVKQYSSRVSLDLALQIG, translated from the exons ATGGTTTCGTCAAATGCTACATCAGGATATGCATGTCCATCTATAAAGCCAACATCAAATGGGGTATTTCAGGGTGATAATCCTCTTGATTTTGCACTCCCTTTAGCCATTTTGCAGATATGCTTGGTGGTTGTGGTAACAAGGGGTCTTGCTTTTCTGTTACGACCATTGAGACAGCCAAGGGTGATTGCAGAGATTATT GGAGGAATTTTACTTGGGCCATCTGCTTTGGGTCGAAGCAAGGGATATTTGCAGGCTGTATTCCCAACCAGGAGTCTGACGGTGTTAGATACCCTTGCAAACATTggcctcattttctttttgtttcttgctGGACTAGAGTTAGATCCCAAATCTCTTGGTCGAACTGGAAAAAAGGCACTAGCAATTGCCATGGCAGGAATTAGCCTCCCTTTTGCAATGGGAATTGGCACATCATTTATTCTCCGGTTAACCATATCTAAAGATGTTAACAGCACTGCATTTCTTGTTTTCATGGGGGTGGCACTTTCTATAACTGCCTTCCCTGTCTTGGCACGAATTCTAGCTGAGCTGAAGCTCTTAACAACTGATATTGGCAGAATGGCCATGTCAGCTGCAGCAGTAAATGATGTGGCCGCATGGATTCTTCTTGCTCTTGCCATTTCTCTGTCTGGATCTAATACTTCTCCCATTATTTCATTTTGGGTTTTCTTGTCTGGGTGTATTTTTGTCATTTGTTCAATTCTAATTGTGCCCCCAATCTTCAAATGGATGACTAAGTGGTGCCAAGAAGGTGAGCCAGTTGAAGAGATGTATGTATGTGCTACATTAGCTGCTGTTCTGGCTGCTGGGTTTGTAACTGATGCTATTGGAATTCATGCTATGTTTGGTGCTTTTGTTATTGGAATCCTGGTGCCAAAGGAAGGTCCATTTGCAGGTGCTCTTGTAGAAAAAGTTGAAGATATTGTTTCTGGACTCTTCCTTCCATTGTACTTTGTCTCAAGTGGACTAAAGACCAATGTAGCGACAATTCAAGGGCTCCAATCTTGGGGCCTACTGGTTTTGGTTATTTTCACAGCATGTTTTGGGAAGATTGTTGGCACTTTTGTGGTGTCCATTTTATGCAAAGTGCCTCTCCGTGAGTCTCTTGCCATGGCATTCCTAATGAACACCAAAGGCTTGGTGGAACTCATTGTTCTCAATATTGGTAAAGATAGAAAG GTTTTGAATGATGAGACATTTTCCATTATGGTTTTAATGGCTCTGTTTACAACCTTCATCACTACACCTCTTGTTACAGCTGTTTACAAGCCAGCACGAAGAGTAAAGATGGCTGACTACAAGTATAGGACAGTTGAAAGGAGAAGTTCAAATACTGAACTTAGGATTTTGGCCTGTTTCCATGGCTCGAGAAATATTTCATCGATAATAAATCTTCTTGAAGTGTCACGAGGGGTTGAGAAGGCTGAAGGGCTTTGTGTATATGCAATGCACCTCATGGAGCTTTCTGAGAGGACATCAGCCATATTAATGGTCCACAAGGCAAGGAAAAATGGGTTGCCCTTTTGGAACCGGGGCCAGCGGTCTGGTTCTAACCTTGTTGTCGTGGCATTTGATGCTTTCCAGCAATTGAGCCGTGTTTCTGTCCGGCCGATGACTGCAATCTCTTCAATGGCTGACATGCATGAGGACATTTGCACCACTGCTGAGAGGAAGAGAGCTGCAATGATCATTCTTCCATTCCATAAACTCCAGAGGTTGGATGGCTCACTTGAGACAACTCGAACTGACTTCCAACTGGTTAACAGGAGAGTTCTTGGGGATGCACCTTGCTCAGTTGGAATTCTAGTTGACCGCGGGTTTGGTGGAACCACTCAGGTATCTGCAAGTAACGTTTCTTATGTTATCACAGTCCTTTTCTTTGGAGGCCGTGATGATCGTGAAGCCCTTGCTTATGGAGCTCGAATGGCTGAACACCCTGGTGTCAGTTTAAAGGTTTTTCGCTTCTTAGTGAAACCCGAAGCTGGAGGAGAGATATCCAGAGTGAAACCTGAAGCTGGAGGAGAGATATCCAGAGTTGATATGGATGGTAGTTCTAGCACCAGATTGGGATCATTGGATGAAGATTTCATCTCAGAGTTGAAGCAGAAAATGTCCAAGGATGACTCTGTGaaacttgaagagaaatttgTTGGAAATGCTGCAGAAACTATCGATGCAATCCATGAGGCACGCCACAGCAATCTTTTCCTGGTGGGCCGATTGCCTGATGGTGAAATAGCCTTAGATTTAAGGAGTAGCAGTGACAGTCCAGAACTGGGGCCTGTAGGGGGGCTGTTGGCCTCTTCTGATATCTCAACAACAGCGTCAGTTTTGGTGGTTAAACAGTACAGCAGCCGAGTGTCTTTGGATTTAGCTTTGCAGATTGGGTAA
- the LOC18094450 gene encoding dirigent protein 5 translates to MRDLVMIFFFFISPLFISLSVSSAKNSFKPEEPCKHIVLYYHDTLFNGTDAANATSAAATNATKLGNFNFGMLVVFDDPMTKDNHLLSRPVARAQGFYFYDMKSTYTAWFAYTLIFNSTEHKGTLNIMGADLMMMETRDFSVVGGTGDFFMARGIATIRTDTFQGAYYFRLKMDIKLYECY, encoded by the coding sequence ATGAGAGATCTTgtaatgattttcttcttctttatctccCCCCTCTTTATATCTCTATCTGTTTCTTCAGCCAAAAATTCTTTCAAGCCAGAAGAACCATGCAAACATATCGTGCTCTATTATCACGATACTCTTTTTAATGGCACGGATGCGGCTAATGCAACATCTGCTGCAGCTACCAATGCTACAAAGCTAGGAAACTTTAATTTTGGTATGCTAGTTGTTTTTGATGATCCCATGACCAAAGACAATCACCTTCTTTCTCGTCCTGTTGCAAGAGCACAAGGGTTCTATTTCTATGACATGAAGTCCACTTACACTGCTTGGTTTGCTTACACTTTGATCTTTAACTCCACTGAACACAAAGGTACTCTAAATATAATGGGTGCCGATTTGATGATGATGGAGACAAGAGATTTTTCTGTAGTTGGAGGGACAGGAGACTTTTTCATGGCTAGAGGGATTGCCACGATTCGTACTGACACTTTCCAGGGTGCCTATTATTTTCGCCTCAAGATGGATATCAAGTTATATGAGTGTTATTAG
- the LOC127904185 gene encoding disease resistance response protein 206-like translates to MRATCILLCFFTFLVASSAHPGKKKQYKPCKELVLYFHDIIYNGQNAANATSAIVAAPEGANLTILASQFHFGNIAVFDDPITLDNNLHSPPVGRAQGMYIYDTKNTFTAWLGFSFVLNSTDHHGTINFMGADPTTLKTRDISVVGGTGDFFMHRGIATIATDAYEGDVYFRLRVDIKFYECW, encoded by the coding sequence ATGAGAGCAACCTGTattcttctctgtttctttaCGTTTCTTGTTGCTTCTTCAGCCCATCCGGGGAAGAAGAAGCAGTACAAACCGTGCAAGGAATTAGTCCTATACTTTCATGACATTATTTACAATGGCCAGAACGCTGCCAATGCAACCTCAGCAATTGTGGCGGCGCCGGAAGGCGCCAACTTAACCATCTTAGCAAGCCAGTTCCATTTTGGCAACATTGCAGTTTTTGATGATCCCATTACCCTTGACAACAATCTTCATTCACCCCCCGTTGGTAGGGCACAAGGCATGTATATTTATGATACCAAAAACACCTTCACTGCCTGGCTGGGCTTTTCTTTTGTCCTCAATTCCACTGACCACCACGGCACCATAAACTTCATGGGAGCAGACCCAACTACGCTAAAGACTAGAGATATATCCGTGGTTGGAGGCACTGGGGATTTCTTTATGCACAGGGGAATTGCTACCATAGCCACCGACGCCTATGAAGGCGATGTGTATTTCAGGCTCCGAGTTGACATCAAATTCTATGAATGCTGGTAA